One genomic segment of Bombina bombina isolate aBomBom1 chromosome 4, aBomBom1.pri, whole genome shotgun sequence includes these proteins:
- the LOC128657368 gene encoding gastrula zinc finger protein XlCGF17.1-like: protein MLFVTLINNMTPILFLLTGRFIDCENPSHGQNADASFSLLQNQRNHVGNVCFEYGKSFTQNAHQTVHTDEKAFSCSECGKCFTQKSHLFSHKKNHTGRKHFSCLECGKCFTLKSYLNRHLTIHTGEKAFSCSECGKWFPLKSHLTAHQTIHTGEKPFSCSQCGKCFTQKSNLITHHKIHATEKKFSCSECGKSFNLKSYLLTHQRIHSGEKAFSCSDCGKSFTQKSHLITHQKIHTRQKIICSECGECFTRQSHLIRHQARHTGENAFSCSECGKCFTLKSNLIKHLKIHTGEKTFSCSECGKCFTLKTNLITHQTIHTGEKAFSCSACGKCFARKSNLIRHRKIHIGNNHFDLKKKT from the coding sequence atgttatttgtgacattaataaataacatgactcctattttatttcttctAACAGGTAGATTCATAGACTGTGAAAATCCTAGTCATGGCCAAAATGCAGATGCTTCATTCAGTCTTTTGCAGAATCAAAGAAATCATGTGGGAAATGTATGTTTTGAATATGGGAAATCTTTCACCCAGAATGCCCATCAGACAGTTCATACAgatgagaaagcattttcatgttctgaatgtggcaaatgttttactcagaaatcacatcTTTTTTCTCATAAAAAAAATCATACGGGAAGAAAACACTTTTCATGTttagaatgtgggaaatgttttactctgaaatcatatCTTAATAGACATCTgacaattcatacaggagaaaaggcattttcatgttctgaatgtgggaaatggttTCCTCTGAAATCACATCTTACTGCACATCAGACAATTCATACTGGAGAGAAACCATTTTCCTGTTctcaatgtgggaaatgttttactcagaaatcaaatcttattactcaTCATAAAATTCATGCAACAGAGAAAAAGTTCTCATGTTCAGAATGTGGGAAATCTTTTAATCTGAAATCATATCTTCTTACTCATCAAAGAATTCattcaggagagaaagcattttcatgttctgactgtgggaaatcttTTACTCAAAAATCAcatcttattactcatcagaaaattcatacaaggCAGAAAATTATTTGTTCGGAATGCGGGGAATGTTTTACTCGGCAATCACATCTTATAAGACACCAGGCAAGACATACAGGAGAAaacgcattttcatgttctgaatgtggaaaatgttttactctgaaatcaaatcttattaaacACCTGAAAATTCATACGGGAgagaaaacattttcatgttcagaatgtgggaaatgttttactctgaaaacaaatcttattactcatcagactattcatacaggagagaaagcattttcatgttctgcatgtgggaaatgttttgctaggaaatcaaatcttattagacATCGGAAAATCCATATAGGAAATAATCAttttgatctaaaaaaaaaaacgtga